In the genome of Mycobacterium kansasii ATCC 12478, one region contains:
- a CDS encoding NAD(P)/FAD-dependent oxidoreductase, producing the protein MDNHYDVIVIGGRCAGASTAMLLARAGLRVLVVEAARRGTDTLSTHALMRGGVLQLHRWGLLDAVVASGAPAVRATQFSYGDEVETIDIRPGDGISALRAPRRTVLDALLLDAAAAAGAEIRSPARVTRLLSRDGRVCGVDGVNRGNRNAFRATATLVVGADGRDSLVARTVDAEFRRRGTASGAIIYGYFPGLARDRYHWVYRPGITAGVVPTNDGLACVWVGIPAARFEASRPEDFRVLLAQAAPEVAHSIAAAPLGRLRGYPGAPGYLRASGGPGWALVGDAAYYKDPITAHGITDALRDAELLARAVLAAPHGGQAQLDTLHDYQHTRDRLSEQLFNITERIAGYRWDLCELREHLRQLSRAMRPEVDELLGLDDPNRESLLTG; encoded by the coding sequence ATGGACAACCACTACGACGTCATTGTCATCGGCGGACGCTGCGCGGGCGCGAGCACCGCGATGCTGCTTGCCCGCGCCGGGTTGCGGGTGCTCGTCGTCGAGGCGGCGCGCCGGGGCACCGACACCTTGTCCACCCATGCGCTGATGCGCGGCGGCGTACTGCAACTGCACCGCTGGGGTCTGCTCGACGCGGTGGTCGCCTCGGGCGCACCCGCCGTCCGGGCGACCCAATTCAGCTACGGCGACGAGGTCGAGACGATCGACATTCGCCCCGGTGACGGGATATCCGCGCTGCGCGCCCCGCGCCGGACCGTTCTGGATGCGCTGCTGCTCGACGCCGCCGCGGCGGCCGGCGCTGAGATCCGCAGCCCGGCACGGGTGACCCGACTTTTGAGCCGCGACGGCCGGGTCTGCGGTGTCGATGGGGTTAACCGGGGAAACCGAAACGCATTTCGGGCCACCGCCACGCTTGTCGTCGGCGCCGACGGGCGCGACTCGCTGGTGGCGCGGACCGTCGACGCGGAATTTCGCCGCCGCGGTACGGCATCGGGCGCGATCATCTACGGCTACTTTCCCGGTCTCGCGCGGGACCGCTACCACTGGGTCTATCGTCCCGGGATCACTGCGGGGGTCGTGCCGACCAATGACGGCTTGGCGTGCGTCTGGGTCGGAATCCCGGCCGCGCGGTTCGAGGCGTCGCGCCCCGAAGACTTCCGGGTGCTGCTGGCCCAGGCGGCCCCGGAGGTCGCCCACTCGATCGCCGCAGCGCCGCTTGGGCGGCTGCGCGGCTACCCGGGTGCGCCCGGCTACCTGCGGGCCAGCGGCGGCCCGGGCTGGGCATTGGTCGGCGACGCCGCCTACTACAAGGACCCCATCACGGCGCATGGCATCACCGATGCTTTGCGTGACGCGGAGTTGCTCGCCAGGGCAGTACTGGCTGCGCCACACGGCGGGCAGGCCCAGCTCGACACCCTGCACGACTACCAGCACACCCGAGACCGGTTGTCGGAGCAGCTATTCAACATCACCGAACGCATTGCCGGCTACCGGTGGGACCTGTGCGAGCTGCGCGAGCACCTTCGCCAGCTGAGCCGAGCGATGCGGCCGGAGGTCGACGAGTTGCTCGGGCTGGATGACCCCAATCGCGAATCTCTTTTGACCGGATAG
- a CDS encoding MFS transporter translates to MFNRQRALIALVQILGLSVWFSTTAAVSSLRSEWGLGSIAAGWLTASVQIGFAAGAVASALLTLADRIRRQRLVAAGAGCAAVCTAVLACGAHGLGEAIPLRFVTGFALAGVYPVGMKLMATWSESAARGRSFGVLIGALTLGSALPHLINGLGPLPWRAVLGIAAALCAVAAVIALAALVPGPHLDGRLIRPSPRYALAMFADRGVRLTNVGYFGHMWELYALWTWLAIFLMAGNRRDATVAGGIAFVAIGVAGAAGSLVGGWAADRIGRRPAALGALAVSASCCLASPLFFTAPTPALVAFLVVWGASVIADSGVFATSLSDIAPKNLVGTALTAQTAIGFLLTVVAIHLVPLAAQLVGWRYAFLVLAPGPAIGAAAMSALRVHHLTKEKPHDYQHDSQHADGRADCRALAHHR, encoded by the coding sequence ATGTTCAATCGGCAACGCGCCCTGATCGCACTGGTCCAGATCCTGGGTTTGTCCGTGTGGTTCTCCACCACCGCGGCCGTGTCCAGCCTGCGCTCGGAGTGGGGCCTCGGGTCCATCGCAGCCGGCTGGCTGACCGCCTCGGTCCAAATCGGTTTCGCGGCCGGGGCGGTCGCCTCAGCGCTGCTGACCCTCGCCGACCGGATCAGACGGCAGCGCCTCGTCGCGGCCGGTGCCGGCTGCGCCGCCGTGTGCACCGCCGTACTCGCCTGCGGCGCACACGGTCTCGGCGAGGCGATCCCGCTGAGATTTGTCACCGGGTTCGCGCTGGCCGGTGTGTATCCGGTGGGCATGAAACTGATGGCCACGTGGTCGGAATCCGCCGCTCGCGGGCGCTCGTTCGGCGTCCTGATCGGCGCACTCACCCTCGGGTCGGCGCTTCCCCACCTGATCAACGGTCTTGGGCCGCTGCCGTGGCGGGCGGTGCTGGGCATCGCCGCGGCATTATGCGCGGTGGCTGCCGTCATCGCGCTGGCCGCGCTGGTACCGGGACCGCACCTCGACGGCCGGCTGATCCGCCCGAGCCCGCGCTATGCGTTGGCCATGTTCGCCGATCGTGGCGTGCGGCTCACCAATGTCGGCTATTTCGGCCACATGTGGGAGCTGTATGCCCTGTGGACCTGGTTGGCGATATTCCTCATGGCCGGCAACCGCCGGGATGCGACGGTCGCCGGCGGCATCGCGTTCGTCGCGATCGGTGTCGCCGGCGCCGCGGGGTCGCTCGTTGGCGGATGGGCGGCCGACCGCATCGGCCGCCGGCCCGCCGCCCTTGGCGCACTCGCCGTCAGCGCATCCTGCTGCCTGGCCTCACCGCTGTTCTTCACCGCGCCGACCCCGGCGCTGGTCGCGTTCCTGGTGGTGTGGGGTGCCTCGGTGATCGCCGACTCCGGGGTCTTCGCCACCTCGCTGAGCGACATCGCGCCCAAGAACCTCGTCGGTACCGCACTGACCGCACAGACTGCCATCGGCTTTCTGTTGACCGTGGTGGCGATCCACCTGGTCCCGCTCGCCGCCCAGCTCGTCGGTTGGCGGTATGCGTTCCTGGTGCTCGCCCCCGGTCCGGCGATCGGTGCAGCTGCAATGTCCGCATTGCGTGTCCATCACCTCACTAAGGAGAAACCCCATGATTACCAACATGATTCGCAGCACGCCGATGGTCGGGCAGACTGCCGAGCTCTCGCGCACCATCGGTGA
- a CDS encoding MaoC family dehydratase, translating into MITNMIRSTPMVGQTAELSRTIGDDDIALFTRISGDRNPLHYDEAAAKACRFGEIVVQGGVTSAILNAVVAEELPGPGTVFLNVNWSFKAPVRPGDVITGRVEVTSVRSDKPITELKTTVIRDDGTVVLDGTAVCYTMDISCVGDPSPVLPQRPG; encoded by the coding sequence ATGATTACCAACATGATTCGCAGCACGCCGATGGTCGGGCAGACTGCCGAGCTCTCGCGCACCATCGGTGACGACGACATCGCGCTGTTCACGCGGATCAGCGGAGACCGCAATCCGCTGCACTACGACGAGGCCGCAGCCAAGGCCTGCCGGTTCGGCGAAATCGTCGTCCAGGGCGGAGTCACCAGCGCGATCCTCAACGCCGTCGTGGCCGAAGAACTGCCCGGCCCCGGAACGGTGTTCCTCAACGTCAACTGGTCTTTCAAGGCGCCGGTGCGCCCAGGCGACGTCATCACCGGCCGCGTCGAGGTCACCTCGGTGCGCAGCGACAAGCCGATCACCGAACTCAAGACCACCGTCATCCGCGACGACGGCACGGTCGTGCTCGACGGCACCGCGGTCTGCTACACGATGGACATCTCCTGCGTGGGCGACCCGAGTCCGGTCTTACCGCAAAGGCCGGGCTAG
- a CDS encoding type II toxin-antitoxin system VapC family toxin yields the protein MRYSTASPPAVVAACLSDLPSATSGRIVIVVDASVLAVALGDDASDGRLARERLADETLAAPELIDLEVVSVWRRQVAAKRMPARRAASAVADLTNLPLRRSSHQPLLHRVWELQHVLTAYDAAYVALAEALDIVLVTADARLSRASGTHCEIEVVSAISDC from the coding sequence ATGAGGTATTCGACCGCGTCGCCACCCGCCGTGGTGGCCGCGTGTCTTTCAGATCTGCCGTCGGCGACGTCCGGGCGGATCGTGATCGTCGTTGATGCGAGCGTGCTGGCCGTAGCGCTGGGTGATGACGCATCAGACGGCCGGCTTGCGCGGGAACGTTTGGCCGATGAGACTTTGGCTGCTCCCGAACTCATCGACCTCGAGGTGGTCTCGGTATGGCGCCGCCAGGTCGCGGCGAAACGTATGCCGGCCCGACGGGCCGCAAGCGCGGTGGCAGACCTGACGAATCTGCCGCTTCGTCGGTCCTCGCATCAGCCATTGCTCCACCGGGTATGGGAACTGCAGCATGTCCTTACGGCCTACGATGCGGCGTATGTTGCGCTGGCCGAGGCTCTCGACATCGTGCTGGTCACCGCCGATGCACGTCTTTCACGTGCTTCAGGCACCCATTGCGAAATCGAGGTCGTCAGCGCAATCAGCGACTGCTGA
- a CDS encoding FitA-like ribbon-helix-helix domain-containing protein: MPSVQIKDVPEDTHRVLRQRAARAHQSLQEYLRSRLIAEANQPTLDEVFDRVATRRGGRVSFRSAVGDVRADRDRR; encoded by the coding sequence ATGCCTAGTGTGCAGATCAAAGACGTTCCGGAGGACACCCACCGAGTTCTGCGGCAGCGAGCCGCACGCGCACATCAATCCTTACAGGAATACCTTCGAAGTCGTCTCATCGCCGAGGCGAATCAACCCACGCTGGATGAGGTATTCGACCGCGTCGCCACCCGCCGTGGTGGCCGCGTGTCTTTCAGATCTGCCGTCGGCGACGTCCGGGCGGATCGTGATCGTCGTTGA
- a CDS encoding nitrite/sulfite reductase, whose product MTTAARPAKTRNEGQWALGQREPLNDAEQFKQEDAPLNVRDRILNVYAKQGFDSIEKSDLRGRFRWMGLYTQREQGYDGTWTGEENTDTIEAKYFMMRVRSDGKPMSAATVRALGQISTDFARDTADIGDRENVQFHWIRIEDVPEIWDRLASVGLTTTEACGDCPRAIHGSPLAGDSVDEILDPSPAIDEILRRFMNNPEYANLPRKYKSAISGLQDVSHETHDVAFIGVNHPEHGPGMDLWVGGGLSTNPMLAQRVGVWVPLDEVPDVWEAVTKLFRDYGYRRLRAKARLKFLVKDWGVAKFREILETEYLQRRLIDGPAPEPVKHPIDHVGVQRLKNGLNAVGVAPIAGRVSGTILCKVADLMEKVGSERARFTPYQKLVILDVADDKVDELVAGLDAIGLPSRPSAWRKNMMACTGIEFCKLSFAETRVRAQSLVPELESRLADINTNLDVPITINVNGCPNSCARIQVADIGFKGQMVDDGDGKPVEGFQVHLGGGLGEDSGFGRKLRQHKVTSDELGDYIDRVVRNFVKQRHDGERFATWALRAEEADLR is encoded by the coding sequence ATGACCACAGCAGCCCGTCCCGCCAAGACTCGTAACGAAGGCCAGTGGGCACTAGGACAGCGTGAGCCCCTCAACGACGCGGAACAGTTCAAGCAAGAGGACGCGCCGCTGAATGTCCGCGACCGAATCCTGAACGTCTATGCCAAGCAAGGTTTCGACAGCATCGAAAAATCCGACCTGCGTGGCCGCTTCCGTTGGATGGGCCTCTACACCCAACGTGAACAGGGTTACGACGGCACCTGGACCGGTGAGGAAAACACCGACACCATCGAGGCCAAATATTTCATGATGCGGGTGCGCTCCGACGGCAAGCCGATGTCGGCCGCCACGGTGCGCGCCCTGGGCCAAATCTCGACCGACTTCGCCCGTGACACCGCCGACATCGGCGACCGGGAGAACGTCCAATTCCATTGGATCCGAATCGAAGACGTCCCCGAGATCTGGGACCGGCTGGCGTCGGTCGGTCTGACCACCACCGAGGCCTGCGGCGACTGCCCGCGCGCCATCCACGGTTCACCGCTGGCCGGCGACTCGGTCGACGAAATCCTCGACCCCTCGCCGGCGATCGACGAAATCCTGCGGCGCTTCATGAACAATCCCGAATATGCCAATCTGCCGCGCAAGTACAAGAGCGCGATCTCGGGCCTGCAGGACGTCTCCCACGAAACCCACGACGTCGCCTTCATCGGCGTCAACCATCCTGAGCACGGCCCGGGGATGGACCTGTGGGTCGGCGGCGGCCTGTCGACCAACCCGATGCTGGCCCAACGAGTCGGCGTGTGGGTTCCGCTCGACGAAGTTCCCGACGTCTGGGAAGCGGTCACCAAGCTGTTCCGTGACTACGGCTACCGGCGGCTGCGCGCCAAGGCCCGGTTGAAGTTCCTGGTCAAGGACTGGGGTGTGGCCAAGTTCCGCGAGATCCTGGAAACCGAGTATCTGCAGCGGCGGTTGATCGACGGCCCGGCCCCGGAGCCGGTCAAGCACCCGATCGACCACGTCGGGGTGCAGCGGCTCAAGAATGGGCTCAACGCCGTCGGGGTCGCCCCCATCGCCGGCCGGGTATCGGGAACCATCCTGTGCAAGGTGGCCGACCTCATGGAAAAGGTCGGTTCGGAACGCGCCCGGTTCACCCCTTATCAGAAACTGGTCATCCTCGACGTCGCCGACGACAAAGTCGACGAACTGGTGGCAGGTCTGGATGCCATCGGTCTGCCGTCGCGTCCGTCGGCGTGGCGCAAGAACATGATGGCGTGCACCGGTATCGAGTTCTGCAAGCTGTCGTTCGCCGAAACCCGGGTAAGGGCACAGTCTTTGGTGCCGGAGCTGGAAAGCCGTCTGGCCGACATCAATACCAACCTGGACGTGCCGATCACCATCAACGTCAACGGATGCCCGAACTCGTGCGCCCGAATTCAGGTCGCTGATATCGGTTTCAAAGGCCAAATGGTCGACGACGGGGACGGCAAACCGGTCGAGGGGTTCCAGGTCCACCTCGGCGGCGGCCTCGGGGAAGACAGCGGATTCGGCCGGAAACTGCGCCAGCACAAGGTCACCAGCGACGAACTGGGCGACTACATCGATCGGGTGGTCCGCAACTTCGTCAAGCAACGCCACGACGGCGAACGGTTCGCAACCTGGGCGCTGCGGGCCGAGGAGGCCGACCTTCGATAA
- a CDS encoding phosphoadenylyl-sulfate reductase, with the protein MSYTEAQLRELAARGADELDGASATDLLRWTDAHFGGVNGPRGWATCNYVVASNMQEAVLVDLASKVRPGVPVIFLDTGYHFAETLGTRDAVESVYDIRVLNVTPEHTVAEQDELLGKDLFARNPTECCRLRKVVPLTKALRGYSAWVTGIRRVEAPTRANAPLISFDEAFGLVKVNPLATWTDEDVETYIQQNNVLVNPLVDEGYPSIGCAPCTTKPAAGADPRSGRWQGLAKTECGLHAS; encoded by the coding sequence ATGAGTTATACCGAGGCGCAGCTACGTGAATTGGCTGCCCGTGGTGCCGACGAGCTGGACGGTGCCAGCGCCACCGACCTGTTGCGTTGGACCGACGCCCATTTCGGCGGCGTCAACGGCCCCCGGGGCTGGGCCACCTGCAACTACGTGGTCGCCTCCAACATGCAAGAAGCCGTGTTGGTCGACCTGGCCTCCAAAGTGCGCCCGGGCGTGCCGGTGATCTTCCTCGACACCGGCTATCACTTCGCCGAAACCCTCGGCACCCGGGATGCAGTCGAATCCGTCTATGACATCCGGGTTCTCAACGTCACCCCCGAACACACGGTGGCCGAGCAGGACGAGCTGCTCGGCAAGGACCTGTTCGCCCGCAACCCCACCGAGTGCTGCCGGCTGCGCAAGGTCGTCCCGCTTACCAAGGCGCTGCGAGGGTATTCAGCCTGGGTCACCGGCATCCGCCGAGTGGAGGCGCCCACCCGCGCCAACGCCCCGCTGATCAGCTTCGACGAGGCGTTCGGACTGGTGAAGGTCAACCCGCTGGCCACCTGGACCGACGAGGACGTGGAGACCTACATCCAGCAGAACAACGTCCTGGTCAACCCGCTCGTTGACGAGGGCTACCCGTCGATCGGCTGCGCCCCGTGTACAACCAAACCGGCCGCCGGCGCCGACCCGCGCAGTGGGCGCTGGCAGGGGCTGGCCAAGACCGAATGCGGGTTGCACGCCTCATGA
- a CDS encoding sirohydrochlorin chelatase, which yields MSTLILTAHGSKDPRSAANARAVAAELTRIRPGLDVRPAFLELAEPAFIDVVAGLPNGRPAVVTPLLLASAYHARRDIPDQIARAGAHGVRQADVLGEDVRLVSVLRERLAELGISPLDRDLGVVVVAIGSSNTAANARTAQVAAALAAGTRWAGATIAFATRPQPSVADAVARLRRRGARRLVIAPWFLAPGLITDRVWNYARDNGIPMAQPLGAHRLVAETLLDRYDQALAHHAAA from the coding sequence ATGAGCACATTGATCCTCACCGCGCACGGCAGCAAAGATCCGCGCTCGGCGGCCAACGCCCGAGCCGTCGCAGCCGAGCTCACCCGCATCCGGCCCGGACTCGACGTGCGGCCGGCCTTCTTGGAACTGGCCGAGCCGGCATTCATCGACGTGGTCGCCGGCTTGCCCAACGGCCGTCCGGCCGTCGTCACGCCCCTGCTGCTGGCCAGCGCCTACCACGCACGCCGAGACATCCCCGACCAGATAGCGCGTGCCGGCGCGCACGGCGTCCGCCAGGCCGACGTGCTCGGCGAAGACGTTCGCTTGGTATCGGTATTGCGCGAACGCCTGGCAGAACTCGGCATTTCACCGCTCGACCGGGACCTGGGTGTGGTAGTGGTAGCGATCGGCTCATCGAACACCGCAGCGAATGCGCGCACCGCGCAGGTGGCCGCCGCGCTGGCCGCCGGCACCCGCTGGGCCGGAGCCACCATCGCCTTTGCCACCCGGCCACAACCGTCGGTGGCCGACGCGGTCGCACGGTTACGGCGCCGCGGCGCCCGCCGCCTCGTCATCGCACCGTGGTTCCTGGCACCGGGGCTGATCACCGACCGGGTGTGGAACTACGCGCGCGACAACGGCATTCCGATGGCGCAACCGCTGGGGGCGCACCGACTGGTGGCCGAGACGCTCCTCGACCGCTACGACCAGGCGCTGGCCCACCACGCCGCGGCCTAG
- a CDS encoding LysR family transcriptional regulator produces the protein MPLSSRMPELASFEIFLAIAQTGSLGGAARELGLTQQAVSKRLAAMEAQVGVTLAARTTRGSQLTPAGVVVAEWAARLLDVASEVDAGLGALRKEGRERIKVVASQTIAEQLMPHWLLSLQDAARRRGDSAPQVILTATNSEHAIAAVRGGAADLGFVENPGPPKGLGSCVVGHDELVIVVPPGHKWTRRAHPVSAGELAQTPLVTREPRSGIRDSLTVALRQVLGDDVRQASPVLELSSAAAMRAAVLAGAGPAAMSRLAVADDLAVGRLSAVPVPELDLRRQFRAIWVGGRTPPAGAIRELLSHIRSG, from the coding sequence ATGCCGCTCAGTTCCCGCATGCCCGAACTCGCTTCGTTCGAGATCTTTCTGGCGATCGCGCAGACCGGCAGCCTCGGCGGTGCCGCCCGCGAACTGGGCTTGACCCAGCAAGCCGTGTCAAAACGCCTCGCGGCGATGGAAGCCCAGGTCGGCGTGACGCTTGCCGCCCGAACCACCCGCGGCTCACAACTCACCCCGGCCGGCGTGGTCGTCGCCGAGTGGGCTGCGCGCTTACTTGACGTCGCGAGCGAGGTCGATGCCGGTCTGGGTGCCCTGCGCAAGGAGGGGCGCGAGCGGATCAAGGTGGTGGCCAGCCAGACGATCGCCGAACAGCTGATGCCGCACTGGCTGCTGTCGTTACAGGACGCGGCCAGGCGGCGCGGCGACAGCGCCCCCCAGGTGATCTTGACGGCTACCAACAGCGAGCACGCCATCGCCGCGGTGCGCGGCGGCGCCGCCGATCTCGGATTCGTCGAAAACCCCGGGCCGCCAAAGGGTTTGGGCAGCTGTGTGGTGGGCCATGACGAGCTGGTGATCGTTGTGCCGCCAGGTCACAAGTGGACTCGGCGAGCACACCCGGTGAGTGCCGGTGAACTCGCGCAAACACCGTTGGTTACCCGCGAACCCCGTTCGGGCATCCGCGATTCGCTGACGGTTGCGCTGCGTCAGGTGCTGGGCGACGATGTGCGCCAAGCGTCGCCGGTGCTCGAATTATCCTCCGCCGCGGCCATGCGGGCCGCGGTGCTGGCCGGCGCCGGGCCGGCGGCCATGAGCCGGCTGGCAGTTGCCGACGACCTCGCAGTAGGCCGATTGAGCGCGGTCCCGGTCCCGGAATTGGATCTGCGGCGCCAGTTTCGGGCCATCTGGGTGGGCGGGCGCACCCCGCCCGCTGGAGCCATCCGGGAGCTCCTCAGCCATATCCGCTCCGGCTAG
- a CDS encoding FAD-dependent oxidoreductase: MTRPYHVAIVGSGPSGFFAAASLLKAADAGEQLEVAVDMLEMLPTPWGLVRSGVAPDHPKIKSVSQQFEKTAEDPRFRFFGNVTVGQHVEAAELAERYDAVIYAVGAQSDRPLGIPGEQLPGSVAAVDFVGWYNAHPHFEQMDPDLSGSRAVVVGNGNVAVDVARILVTDPDVLAVTDIADHAVTALRACHIDEVVIIGRRGPLQSAFTTLELRELGELEGVDVVVDPAQLEGISDDDAAAAGKVAKQNIKVLRDYATRAPRPGHRRIVLRFLTSPIEIKGNDKVESIVLGSNELVSDASGRMVAKDTGVREELPAQLVVRSVGYRGVPTPGLPFDTKSATIPHTDGRITGSRNEYVVGWIKRGPSGVIGTNKKDAQDTVDTLLADLAAQSGSGTLAEDRADELARWLASRQPQLVSAAHWQAIDRFEREAGAAQNRPRVKVASRSELLRIGGCQEGE, encoded by the coding sequence ATGACCCGTCCATATCACGTAGCGATTGTGGGTTCCGGTCCGTCGGGATTCTTCGCCGCAGCGTCGCTGCTGAAAGCCGCCGACGCCGGCGAACAGCTCGAAGTCGCGGTCGACATGCTGGAAATGCTGCCCACGCCATGGGGTTTGGTGCGCTCCGGGGTGGCACCCGATCACCCCAAGATCAAATCGGTCAGCCAGCAGTTCGAGAAGACCGCCGAAGACCCCCGATTCCGGTTTTTCGGCAACGTCACGGTCGGCCAGCATGTCGAGGCCGCAGAACTCGCCGAGCGCTACGACGCGGTGATCTACGCCGTCGGCGCCCAATCCGATCGGCCCCTGGGCATTCCCGGCGAACAGCTGCCGGGCAGCGTCGCCGCGGTCGATTTTGTCGGCTGGTACAACGCGCACCCACACTTCGAGCAGATGGACCCCGATCTGTCGGGCAGCCGCGCCGTCGTGGTGGGCAACGGCAACGTCGCCGTCGACGTCGCCCGCATCCTGGTGACCGATCCCGACGTACTTGCGGTCACCGACATCGCCGACCACGCAGTGACGGCGTTGCGCGCCTGCCATATCGACGAAGTGGTGATCATCGGCCGGCGCGGCCCGCTGCAGAGCGCGTTCACCACCCTGGAATTGCGCGAGCTGGGCGAGCTCGAGGGCGTCGACGTCGTCGTCGATCCTGCTCAGCTGGAGGGCATCAGCGACGACGACGCGGCGGCCGCCGGTAAGGTTGCCAAGCAGAACATCAAGGTGCTGCGCGACTACGCCACCCGCGCACCCCGGCCCGGACACCGCCGGATCGTGTTGCGGTTCTTGACGTCTCCCATCGAAATCAAAGGGAACGACAAGGTGGAAAGTATCGTGCTCGGCAGCAACGAGCTGGTCAGTGACGCCAGCGGCCGAATGGTGGCCAAGGACACCGGCGTCCGGGAGGAACTGCCCGCGCAGCTGGTGGTGCGATCGGTGGGCTATCGCGGTGTACCCACACCCGGGCTGCCATTCGACACCAAGAGCGCCACCATCCCCCACACCGACGGCCGGATAACGGGCAGCCGCAACGAATACGTCGTCGGCTGGATCAAGCGCGGACCGAGCGGGGTGATCGGTACCAACAAGAAGGACGCCCAGGACACCGTCGACACCCTGCTCGCGGACCTGGCCGCCCAATCCGGCAGCGGCACCCTCGCCGAGGACCGCGCTGACGAACTGGCCCGGTGGCTGGCGTCCAGGCAACCCCAGCTGGTCAGCGCCGCGCACTGGCAGGCGATCGACCGCTTCGAGCGGGAAGCCGGCGCCGCGCAGAACCGGCCGCGGGTGAAGGTGGCGAGCAGATCGGAACTGCTTCGCATCGGGGGCTGTCAGGAAGGAGAATGA
- the fdxA gene encoding ferredoxin, protein MAYVIAEPCVDIKDKACIEECPVDCIYEGARMLYIHPDECVDCGACEPVCPVESIYYEDDLPGEWNEYQQINADFFAELGSPGGASKIGMTENDPAAIVELPRKAEAT, encoded by the coding sequence GTGGCATACGTGATTGCCGAACCCTGCGTTGACATCAAGGACAAGGCCTGCATCGAGGAATGCCCCGTCGATTGCATCTACGAGGGCGCCCGGATGCTTTACATCCACCCCGACGAGTGTGTCGACTGCGGCGCGTGCGAACCGGTGTGTCCGGTGGAGTCGATTTACTACGAAGACGATCTTCCCGGCGAGTGGAACGAGTACCAGCAGATCAACGCCGACTTCTTTGCCGAGCTCGGTTCGCCCGGAGGCGCGTCGAAAATCGGGATGACCGAGAACGACCCCGCCGCGATCGTGGAGCTGCCTCGCAAGGCGGAGGCGACCTAG
- a CDS encoding alpha/beta hydrolase family protein, with amino-acid sequence MPDIDQTDRRRDSANPLLQVLGPFTRTGGFYARSWGTYLDRQPDELPVARPTIALAAQAFRDEILLTGFGMLRSAPSASSLERIDREVLAALDVYQDNGWLAHPEGFFAAPPPLTEVTVKRVDSMGRSYQRLSFDSGYEPHPGEPGRERWLSYTGNHREYALMLRHRRPRPWLVCVHGAEMGRAGLDLMLFHAWYLYRNLDLNVVLPVLPLHGPRARGRPYGAAFPSENVLDAAHGAAQAVWDIRRLLSWIRAQQPDAMIGLNGISLGGLISSLVASLDDGLGCAILGVPAVDLVELVGRHAGLSGHRRLRQTMRSARPIGRMISPLALSPRVPMEGRFIYAGVADRLVHPRDQVSRLWEHWGKPEIHWYQGGHTGFFRSRPVQRFIDDALAQSGMVDPARLRPRR; translated from the coding sequence ATGCCTGACATCGACCAGACCGACCGGCGCCGCGACAGCGCCAATCCGCTGCTGCAGGTGCTGGGTCCATTCACCCGCACCGGCGGCTTCTACGCCCGGTCCTGGGGCACTTATCTGGACCGTCAGCCCGACGAGTTGCCGGTGGCTCGGCCCACCATCGCGCTTGCCGCGCAAGCGTTTCGCGACGAAATCCTGCTGACCGGCTTCGGCATGCTGAGGTCGGCGCCCAGCGCCTCCTCACTGGAGCGGATAGATCGCGAAGTCCTTGCCGCACTTGACGTTTACCAGGACAACGGCTGGCTGGCCCATCCCGAGGGATTCTTCGCCGCACCCCCGCCGCTGACCGAGGTGACGGTCAAGCGGGTGGACAGCATGGGGCGCAGCTACCAGCGCCTCTCCTTCGACAGCGGCTACGAGCCCCACCCGGGCGAACCGGGCCGCGAGCGGTGGCTGAGCTACACCGGAAACCACCGCGAGTACGCGCTGATGTTGCGGCACCGCCGGCCACGGCCGTGGCTGGTGTGTGTGCACGGTGCGGAGATGGGGCGGGCCGGACTCGACCTGATGCTGTTTCACGCGTGGTATCTGTACCGCAACCTCGACCTCAACGTCGTACTTCCAGTCCTGCCGCTGCACGGGCCGCGGGCACGCGGGCGGCCTTATGGCGCCGCGTTTCCCAGCGAGAATGTGCTCGACGCGGCCCACGGTGCCGCTCAGGCGGTGTGGGACATCCGGCGCCTGCTGTCCTGGATCCGCGCACAGCAGCCCGACGCGATGATCGGGCTCAACGGCATATCCCTGGGCGGTCTCATCAGTTCGTTGGTCGCCAGCCTCGACGACGGGCTCGGGTGCGCGATCCTGGGGGTACCGGCCGTGGATCTGGTGGAGCTGGTCGGCCGCCACGCCGGCCTCAGCGGCCACCGCCGCCTCCGTCAGACGATGAGGTCGGCCCGGCCTATCGGCCGGATGATCTCGCCATTGGCGCTGAGCCCCCGTGTTCCCATGGAGGGCCGCTTCATCTATGCCGGCGTTGCCGACCGGTTGGTGCACCCCCGGGACCAGGTCAGCCGCCTCTGGGAGCACTGGGGCAAACCGGAGATCCATTGGTACCAAGGCGGTCATACCGGTTTCTTCCGCTCCCGGCCGGTGCAGCGGTTCATCGACGACGCACTGGCGCAGTCCGGGATGGTGGACCCGGCGAGGTTACGGCCAAGACGGTGA